One region of Pseudomonas sp. B21-040 genomic DNA includes:
- a CDS encoding thioredoxin family protein, whose protein sequence is MNTDSLCRPSDIVSPSIVVELELTDFDADQRLLAMSGVSLVIFTSVGCASCRFAREQLPGLDLNVDRLCWIDAGNNGGVVERYQVFHLPALFVVRDGEFFGALKSRLTGTELNEAVGRALMKTAEELP, encoded by the coding sequence ATGAACACGGACTCCCTGTGTCGGCCATCTGACATTGTTTCCCCCAGTATAGTGGTCGAATTGGAACTGACCGATTTCGATGCCGACCAACGGCTGCTGGCGATGAGCGGCGTATCCCTGGTGATTTTCACCAGCGTCGGTTGCGCCAGTTGCCGATTTGCCCGTGAGCAACTGCCAGGGCTCGATCTAAACGTTGATCGACTGTGCTGGATCGATGCCGGGAACAATGGCGGGGTGGTCGAGCGTTATCAGGTTTTTCATTTGCCAGCGCTGTTTGTCGTGCGCGACGGCGAGTTTTTCGGGGCACTAAAATCGCGCCTGACCGGTACCGAACTCAATGAAGCGGTCGGGCGGGCGCTGATGAAAACAGCAGAGGAGTTGCCATGA
- a CDS encoding PilZ domain-containing protein yields the protein MGRFIPHPDDVPVELTLLTHECISRQRLHTISLGGMACNYHRAWRHGTALEVRMPTLNPDMRYLGYVAWCLRRKRGYLVGIAFVDEQMLFSARMGEQVCQIERYCRLHDAHDDLQGIQALALEWVQQHADEFSHDTVRKAFAQPMLD from the coding sequence ATGGGACGTTTTATTCCTCATCCTGACGATGTGCCCGTCGAATTAACGTTACTGACGCATGAGTGCATCTCGCGACAGCGCTTGCACACTATCAGCCTCGGGGGCATGGCTTGCAATTATCACCGGGCCTGGCGCCACGGCACGGCGCTGGAAGTGCGCATGCCCACCTTAAACCCCGACATGCGTTATCTGGGCTATGTGGCCTGGTGCCTGCGACGCAAACGCGGCTATCTGGTGGGTATTGCTTTCGTCGATGAACAGATGCTGTTCAGCGCCCGGATGGGCGAGCAGGTGTGCCAGATCGAACGCTATTGCCGCCTGCATGACGCGCATGACGACTTGCAGGGTATTCAGGCGCTGGCCCTCGAATGGGTCCAGCAGCATGCCGACGAGTTCTCTCACGACACCGTACGCAAGGCATTTGCGCAGCCAATGCTGGATTAA
- a CDS encoding 3-deoxy-7-phosphoheptulonate synthase, with protein MADLPINDLNVASNETLITPDQLKRDIPLSDAALRTVTKGREVIRNILDGTDHRLFVVIGPCSIHDIKAAHEYAERLKVLAAEVSDTLYLVMRVYFEKPRTTVGWKGLINDPYLDDSFKIQDGLHIGRQLLLDLAEKGLPTATEALDPISPQYLQDLISWSAIGARTTESQTHREMASGLSSAVGFKNGTDGGLTVAINALQSVSSPHRFLGINQEGGVSIVTTKGNAYGHVVLRGGNGKPNYDSVSVALCEQALNKAKIKPNIMVDCSHANSNKDPALQPLVMENVANQILEGNKSIIGLMVESHLNWGCQAIPKDLADLQYGVSITDACIDWSATENTLRSMHAKLKDVLPKRDRN; from the coding sequence ATGGCTGATTTACCGATCAACGACCTAAACGTCGCCTCCAACGAGACTCTGATCACTCCTGATCAGCTCAAGCGCGATATCCCCCTGAGCGACGCTGCCCTGCGCACCGTCACCAAGGGCCGCGAAGTCATTCGCAACATTCTGGATGGCACCGACCACCGCCTGTTCGTCGTCATCGGGCCTTGCTCGATCCACGACATCAAGGCCGCCCACGAATACGCCGAGCGCCTGAAAGTGCTCGCCGCCGAAGTGTCCGATACCCTGTATCTGGTCATGCGCGTGTATTTCGAGAAGCCACGCACCACCGTCGGCTGGAAAGGCTTGATCAACGACCCCTACCTGGACGACTCGTTCAAGATCCAGGACGGCTTGCACATCGGTCGCCAGTTGTTGCTGGACCTGGCCGAAAAAGGCCTGCCGACCGCCACCGAAGCCCTCGACCCGATCTCCCCGCAATACTTGCAGGACCTGATCAGCTGGTCGGCCATCGGCGCACGCACCACCGAATCCCAGACCCACCGCGAAATGGCTTCCGGCCTGTCTTCGGCGGTCGGCTTCAAGAACGGCACCGACGGCGGCCTGACAGTGGCGATCAACGCCCTGCAATCGGTATCCAGCCCGCACCGCTTCCTGGGTATCAACCAGGAGGGTGGCGTGTCGATCGTCACCACCAAGGGCAACGCTTACGGCCATGTGGTCTTGCGCGGCGGCAACGGCAAGCCGAACTATGACTCGGTCAGCGTCGCGCTCTGCGAGCAAGCGCTGAACAAGGCGAAGATCAAGCCAAACATCATGGTTGATTGCAGCCACGCCAACTCCAACAAGGACCCGGCCCTGCAACCACTGGTGATGGAGAACGTCGCCAACCAGATTCTGGAAGGCAACAAGTCGATCATCGGCTTGATGGTCGAGAGTCACCTGAACTGGGGCTGCCAGGCCATCCCGAAAGACCTCGCCGACCTGCAATACGGCGTATCGATCACCGACGCCTGCATCGACTGGTCCGCCACCGAAAACACCTTGCGCAGCATGCATGCCAAGCTCAAGGACGTGCTGCCAAAACGTGACCGCAACTGA
- a CDS encoding GNAT family N-acetyltransferase yields MSEALSIHHDQAGHQFETSVDGHRAYLTYMDLGKQTLDIYRTFVPNALRGRGIAAALTEKALEYADEMGYTVIPSCSYVERYMERHQRHAAKL; encoded by the coding sequence ATGAGCGAGGCGTTGTCCATCCACCATGACCAGGCTGGTCATCAGTTCGAGACCAGTGTGGACGGTCATCGTGCCTACCTGACCTATATGGATCTGGGGAAACAGACCCTGGATATCTATCGCACATTCGTGCCCAACGCATTGCGGGGACGCGGCATTGCAGCAGCCTTGACCGAGAAGGCGTTGGAGTACGCAGACGAAATGGGTTACACCGTCATTCCATCGTGCTCCTACGTTGAGCGCTACATGGAGCGTCACCAACGGCACGCTGCCAAGCTGTGA
- the oprI gene encoding outer membrane lipoprotei OprI → MNNVLKFSALALAAVLATGCSSASKETEARLTATEDAAARSQARADEAYRKADEALAAAQKAQQTADEANERALRMLDKASRK, encoded by the coding sequence ATGAACAACGTTCTGAAATTCTCTGCTCTGGCTCTGGCCGCAGTTCTGGCTACCGGTTGCAGCAGCGCATCGAAAGAAACAGAAGCACGTCTGACCGCTACTGAAGACGCAGCAGCTCGCTCCCAAGCTCGTGCAGACGAAGCTTACCGTAAAGCTGATGAAGCTCTGGCTGCTGCTCAAAAAGCACAACAGACTGCTGACGAAGCTAACGAGCGTGCTCTGCGCATGCTGGACAAAGCTAGCCGCAAGTAA
- a CDS encoding L,D-transpeptidase family protein, translating into MLPRFPAVTRCLTLAALFAAGPVAALEFPLPPPGEDIIGQVQVIKAKYEDTFADLGTAYDLGYTEMVAANPGVDAWLPGAGTEIILPTRFILPPGPREGIVINLAEYRLYYYPKGKNVVYTFPLGIGREGWGSPIAHTSITAKTPNPTWTPPASIKAEHAADGDPLPNVVPAGPDNPLGPFKFTLGTPGYLIHGSNKKFGIGMRTSHGCFRMFNNNVLEMAGMVPVGTSVRIINDPYKFGVSAGKVYLEAHTPLDDKGNPSVVDKHTAVINAMLKREDITNNLRMNWDVVRDVVAAEDGLPVEIAVPNGAAPMMSSAPLDPLQ; encoded by the coding sequence ATGTTGCCGCGTTTTCCTGCCGTTACCCGCTGCCTGACTCTTGCTGCGTTGTTTGCGGCCGGTCCAGTTGCAGCATTGGAGTTTCCCCTGCCACCGCCCGGTGAAGACATCATCGGTCAGGTGCAAGTGATCAAGGCCAAATACGAAGATACCTTCGCCGACCTTGGTACCGCCTACGACCTGGGCTACACGGAAATGGTCGCGGCCAACCCTGGAGTTGATGCATGGTTGCCGGGCGCCGGCACCGAAATCATTCTGCCAACACGTTTCATCCTGCCACCGGGACCGCGTGAAGGCATCGTGATCAACCTGGCCGAGTACCGCCTCTACTACTACCCGAAAGGCAAGAACGTGGTGTACACGTTCCCGTTGGGTATCGGTCGTGAGGGCTGGGGTTCGCCGATTGCCCACACCAGCATCACCGCGAAGACGCCGAACCCGACCTGGACGCCTCCAGCGTCGATCAAGGCCGAGCACGCCGCCGACGGAGATCCGCTGCCTAATGTGGTGCCGGCAGGCCCAGACAACCCTCTGGGGCCGTTCAAGTTCACTCTGGGTACACCGGGCTACCTGATCCACGGCTCTAACAAGAAGTTTGGCATCGGCATGCGTACCAGTCATGGCTGCTTCCGCATGTTCAACAACAACGTGCTGGAAATGGCTGGCATGGTGCCGGTCGGTACGTCGGTGCGGATCATCAACGACCCGTACAAGTTCGGTGTGAGTGCCGGCAAGGTTTATCTGGAAGCGCACACGCCACTGGATGACAAGGGCAACCCTTCGGTGGTCGACAAGCACACTGCGGTTATCAACGCGATGCTCAAGCGTGAAGACATCACTAACAACCTACGTATGAATTGGGATGTGGTGCGCGACGTGGTCGCCGCTGAAGATGGCCTGCCGGTGGAAATCGCTGTGCCGAACGGGGCTGCGCCAATGATGTCGAGTGCACCGCTCGATCCATTGCAGTAA
- a CDS encoding arylesterase, producing the protein MRVWFLSAGLALMCMAQNAAAGTVLIVGDSISAGFGLDTRLGWVSLLEQRLKREGFDDKVINASISGDTSAGGQARLPALLAEHKPELVILELGGNDGLRGLLPTQLQQNLAAMIDNSQDSGAKVLLLGMQLPPNYGVRYTEAFAKVYSNLANEKKIPLVPFFLDGVGGHPDLMQADGIHPAAGAQDKLLENVWPTLKPLL; encoded by the coding sequence ATGCGTGTGTGGTTTTTGAGTGCTGGCCTGGCCTTGATGTGCATGGCCCAGAACGCAGCGGCGGGTACTGTCCTGATCGTTGGCGATAGTATCAGCGCCGGTTTCGGGCTGGATACCCGGTTGGGGTGGGTCTCACTGCTTGAACAACGGCTCAAGCGCGAAGGTTTCGACGACAAAGTGATCAATGCGTCCATCAGCGGCGACACCAGTGCCGGAGGCCAGGCACGCCTGCCCGCGCTGCTTGCAGAGCATAAGCCTGAGTTGGTCATCCTTGAGTTGGGCGGCAATGACGGTCTGCGTGGATTGCTTCCGACGCAATTGCAACAAAACCTTGCGGCGATGATCGACAACTCTCAGGACAGCGGTGCCAAGGTGTTGCTGTTGGGCATGCAATTGCCACCCAATTACGGCGTTCGATACACCGAGGCCTTTGCCAAGGTCTACAGCAACCTGGCCAATGAGAAGAAAATCCCGCTGGTGCCGTTTTTTCTCGACGGTGTGGGCGGTCATCCAGACCTGATGCAGGCCGACGGCATACACCCGGCGGCCGGGGCTCAGGACAAGTTGCTGGAAAATGTCTGGCCTACGCTAAAACCACTGTTATGA
- a CDS encoding ABC transporter ATP-binding protein: MGASILTAKNLSKVVPSAEGELTILHELSLELNKGDSLAIVGASGSGKSTLLGLLAGLDLPSSGEVTLAGQGLSALDEDQRARIRAEHVGFVFQSFQLLDSLNALENVMLPLELDGRKDARERATELLQRVGLGQRLTHSPRQLSGGEQQRVAIARAFAAEPDVLFADEPTGNLDSHTGERISDLLFELNQERGTTLVLVTHDERLAHRCRRLIRLEAGLLVAPLEP; this comes from the coding sequence ATGGGCGCAAGCATTCTCACCGCGAAGAACCTCAGCAAAGTGGTCCCCAGCGCGGAAGGTGAACTGACTATCCTGCACGAACTCAGCCTGGAACTGAACAAGGGCGACAGCCTGGCCATCGTCGGCGCCTCCGGTTCCGGCAAATCCACCCTCCTCGGCCTGCTGGCCGGCCTCGACCTGCCCAGCAGCGGCGAAGTCACGCTGGCCGGGCAAGGGCTGAGCGCACTCGACGAGGATCAACGTGCACGCATCCGGGCCGAGCATGTCGGTTTTGTTTTCCAGTCCTTTCAGCTGCTCGACAGCCTCAACGCGTTGGAAAACGTCATGTTGCCGCTGGAACTCGATGGCCGCAAAGACGCCCGCGAGCGGGCCACCGAATTGCTGCAACGGGTCGGCCTGGGCCAGCGCCTGACGCACTCGCCGCGCCAGCTCTCGGGAGGTGAACAGCAACGTGTGGCGATTGCCCGGGCGTTTGCCGCCGAACCCGACGTGCTGTTTGCCGATGAACCCACCGGCAACCTCGACAGCCACACCGGCGAGCGCATCAGCGATCTGTTGTTCGAACTCAATCAGGAACGCGGCACGACGCTGGTGCTCGTGACGCACGACGAACGCCTGGCACATCGCTGCCGGCGTCTGATCCGCCTTGAAGCCGGCCTGCTGGTCGCCCCTCTGGAGCCTTGA